Proteins encoded by one window of Glycine soja cultivar W05 chromosome 15, ASM419377v2, whole genome shotgun sequence:
- the LOC114386878 gene encoding ankyrin repeat domain-containing protein 13C-like yields MAKSSKDPTTSYPAIKSEQYLHSPVHYAVAIRDHTKLSRIISSLPRVPDPARVITESDSLTQERVAEKISAVLDRRDVPFRETPLHLAVRLNDVSAARAIASAGADISLHNAAGWNPLQEALCRRASEIAQVLVRLHHRAAWAKWRRRLPRLVAALRRMRDFYMEISFHFESSVIPFVGKIAPSDTYKIWKSDGNLRADTTLAGFDGLKIHRADQSFLFLGDGDSVAGVPAGSLLVLNRDDKKIFDAFENAGTPMSDSDAAGFCSQSSVYRPGMDVTKAELVGRTNWRRQEKMENVGEWKARVFEVHNVVFSFRSRKVAAGESDVAGSEQVLPLELDEDEDGFLVAENPSFGMPLSSNNNADKRRHSSFVREEREWVPMGRKSVDLPSVSVAPPRRSSAAAVAPPPAAPPTKEKEYLRSLRPAVWLTEQFPLKTEELLPLLDILANKVKAVRRLRELLTTKFPPGSFPVKVAIPVVPTVRVVVTFTKFVELQPVEKFYTPLSSPTHLLNAEDDDDPQKLRRQGSSSSGRSTWLRRSTSSSSSSQHQQRCSSSGALDSDPFAIPVGYTWTNSGNDSSRKMKKSRSVRKSK; encoded by the exons ATGGCGAAATCGAGCAAAGATCCGACAACGTCGTATCCGGCGATAAAGTCAGAGCAGTACTTACACAGCCCCGTTCACTACGCGGTGGCGATTCGCGACCACACAAAGCTTTCCAGAATCATTTCTTCGCTTCCCCGAGTTCCCGACCCGGCCCGAGTCATCACCGAGTCCGACTCGCTCACTCAGGAGCGAGTCGCCGAGAAAATCTCTGCCGTGCTCGACCGCCGCGACGTCCCATTCCGGGAGACGCCTCTCCACCTCGCTGTCCGCCTCAACGACGTCTCCGCCGCGCGGGCCATCGCCTCCGCCGGCGCCGACATCTCCCTCCACAACGCCGCCGGCTGGAACCCGCTCCAGGAGGCGCTCTGCCGGCGCGCCTCCGAAATCGCGCAGGTGCTCGTCCGGCTCCACCACCGCGCCGCCTGGGCGAAGTGGCGCCGCCGCCTGCCTCGCCTCGTGGCGGCTCTCCGCCGCATGCGTGATTTCTACATGGAGATCTCGTTTCACTTTGAGAGCTCCGTGATTCCCTTCGTCGGAAAAATCGCTCCCTCCGACACCTACAAAATCTGGAAGAGCGACGGGAACCTCCGCGCCGACACCACCCTCGCCGGCTTCGACGGCCTCAAAATCCACCGCGCCGACCAGAGTTTCCTCTTCCTCGGAGACGGCGACTCCGTCGCCGGCGTCCCCGCCGGCTCCCTCCTCGTGCTCAACCGCGACGACAAGAAAATCTTCGACGCATTCGAGAACGCCGGAACTCCGATGAGCGACTCCGACGCGGCGGGGTTCTGCTCGCAGAGCAGCGTGTACCGTCCGGGGATGGATGTAACGAAAGCAGAGCTCGTCGGAAGAACCAATTGGAGAAGACAAGAAAAGATGGAAAATGTTGGAGAATGGAAAGCTAGGGTTTTCGAAGTGCATAACGTGGTTTTCAGTTTCCGGTCACGGAAAGTTGCTGCAGGCGAATCCGACGTGGCAGGGAGTGAGCAGGTTTTGCCGTTGGAGCTTGATGAAGACGAAGACGGTTTTCTCGTTGCGGAAAATCCGAGTTTTGGAATGCCTCTGAGTAGTAACAACAATGCTGATAAGAGAAGACATAGTAGTTTTGTGAGAGAAGAACGAGAGTGGGTCCCAATGGGGAGAAAAAGCGTGGATTTGCCTTCCGTTTCCGTCGCACCGCCGAGGAGGTCATCGGCGGCGGCTGTGGCGCCGCCTCCGGCGGCCCCACCAACGAAAGAGAAGGAATATTTGAGAAGCTTGCGACCAGCGGTGTGGTTGACGGAGCAGTTTCCGTTGAAGACGGAGGAGCTGTTGCCGTTGTTGGACATTCTGGCCAACAAGGTGAAGGCGGTGCGGCGGCTCCGGGAGCTTCTGACGACGAAGTTCCCGCCGGGGAGTTTTCCGGTGAAG GTGGCAATCCCGGTGGTCCCTACGGTGAGGGTGGTGGTCACGTTTACCAAGTTCGTGGAGCTGCAACCTGTGGAGAAGTTCTACACGCCGTTATCGAGTCCAACGCATTTGCTCAAtgcagaagatgatgatgatcctCAGAAACTAAGAAGGCAGGGTTCATCATCTTCTGGGAGATCCACGTGGCTGAGAAGAAGtactagtagtagtagtagtagccAACACCAACAACGATGTTCTTCTTCTGGGGCTTTGGATTCTGATCCTTTTGCTATTCCTGTTGGATATACGTGGACCAATAGTGGGAATGATTCGTCACGGAAAATGAAGAAGTCCAGGTCCGTGAGAAAATCCAAGTGA